The Planktothrix agardhii NIES-204 genomic interval GCGATGAAAACGCCGCAATTAATAGAATCCGATCCAACGAGGTAGAGGGCTTTTTAACACTCGCATCGCGTAATTTGTCTTTGTCTTCTTCTTCCTCCCGTGGCATCGGGGGTAGAATAATTTGAGGGACTTTAATCGATTTTAGGGAGACAAATTCTGATTTGACCGCTTCCTTGGGCAGCCGAGATTTTCCCTCGATCGCCCGATCAACATCAGAAAAAAGGTCATCCATCAGTTCATCGGCCCATGCTTCTACCGATATTGGTGCTTTGGCAATTGGCACTTGGGAGAATTCCAACCGGGTTTTACTCATTGTTTCTTGAGGCATTGATCGCTCCTGTTATCTGTAAATCCTTAACCTCGATTTATTGATGATACAGCTATTTTATTGATATTTTTATATCATTTCCGACATTTAGCCCATTGTTGAACTAAAAATTAGACTTTATTTCTGGGCTAGGATAGCTTTTGCTTGTTACCAGAGGGCGTCTAAATTCCTCTAAACTGTATTCCGATAAAGGGCGACCGCAATATTCCTCAACCTTGGATAACCTTTTAATAAAACGATGATTAGTTTCCTGTAACCCAATATGGGGATCTAAATCATACCAACGGGCTAAATTAATTAAGACAAATAAAATATCCCCTAATTCTGCTGTTTATCCTCAAAAGATAATTGGTCAATTTTTTCGGCAAATTCACGAACTTCTAAAGATGGCATAATAACTTACCACAAATAAATATTGATAAATTTCTCCTATTATAGCATTATTTTGAATGTTATGCTAAAATAGGTTAAAAAAGTACAGAGTCAGATAGCTATTATTATATACTTGAATCCAGTTTTAATCATGCAAAATTTAACTTTACCCAAACTTGAAACTTTACCTGAAAATTTTTCCTTAGAAGGGATAATTAGCATTACCTTAATAGAAGGAATTACTATCTTTCGTGCTTCTGAAAAGATTCAAAGTAGAATTGAAACTTTACTTGAGAGACAAAAGAAAGCAGTATTAACTCTTGAAGAAGAAAAAGAATTAGATGCTTATGAAGAATTAGATGATTATTTAAGTTTGGTAAATCGGACGATTCGCAATCTTTATTCAACTCAGATTTAACGAAAAATATTATTTTTAATTTATGGATAAAAATACTCCTAAAGAAGTTCGTAAACGAGCAAAATATTTGTGTGAATATTGTCACGCTTCAGAAAAATGGCAATATGTTCAATTTACGATTGATCATATTATTCCCCTTGATCAAAGTGGGGCAAATTCTCCTGATAATTTAGCTTTAGCTTGTTTTCATTGTAATCGTAAAAAATCTAATAAAATTACGGCTACCGATCCAGAATCAAATTTAGAAGTTTCTTTATTTAACCCCCGTTTACATGATTGGAAAAATCACTTTATTTGGTCAAAAGATAAACTCTACATTATTGGCTTAACCTCTATAGGACGCGCTACTGTACAATTGTTAGAATTAAATAGAAATAGAATTATTGATATTCGTGCTGCTGATTTAATTGCAGAAAGACATCCACCCAGTGACGATCCAATTTTAGCTAATGAAATGTCATCAGAATAATTATTACACAGATCAGTAATTATTAGATTTTTCTCCTATTGTTCTCACATACTCCCGAAAAAGACAAGATAAATTAAACAAAATGGTATCGCCTTTGATTTTAGCAACTAAATACCGTTGTTGTAAAGATTTTAAACCATTAATTAAGTCCATTGAGGACAAGTCTAAATGTTGTCTTAAATCTTCTCTGGAAACAGGTTGCTCAAATTGACTCAATACTAAAACAATTTCCTGTTCAATAGGTGATAATCTATTAAATAGCTGGTTAAAGTGCGATCGCATTTCTTTAGTAATTACTAAACTATCCTCAGCTAAAAATTCAGCCACATCCCATCAAAAACATCTTTAATTAAAAGAGCAATATCTTTCAAATACATCGGATTTCCTTGATATTTTTCAATCAATTTTAACCCGCTATCCTGATCTTGTTTTAATCCTATCCCTGACAAAATTTCTCCATCCTCTAAACCGGATAATTTTAAAGATTTAATCGGATATAATTCCTCCTCCAAACATTCCATTTCCGCACATTGTTCTTGACTAATTAAAATTAGATGACTTTGATGTTCAACTTCTGTTACCATTTTAAAAAAATTTTGATAATCTTGATAAACACCTTGATATTGTCCAGAAAATTCACCCTGGGTAAAAATATTATGAACGTCATCAAGGATAATCAAACATTTTTTATCCGTGAAAACATCAAATAATTGCTTTAAATTATCATCTATAGTTGCTTTTAATTCTTGCTTAACAGCATTTAATAAATCATTCATAAGTAATTCTAAAGGTTTGGGATATTTTAAACTTTTCCAGATAATCACCTCAAATTTATCTAAGTTTAAGTCCACAAATCTTTTAACTAGAGTCGTTTTCCCTATCCCAGATAATCCTAAAACTGAAATCAAACGAATATTATTATCTAATATCCAACTAGAAAGGGTTTTAAGTTCAGACTTTCTATTATAAAAATTTATTATTTGGGGAGCTAAGGTTAAATCGAAATTAGTTGATTTAACCTTATTATTAGTTAATGTTTGGTGATTATCTTGCTTAGAATTATATAGTATTGATGTATAATTAAAACTATGATTACTACCACTTACATGACAAATAGGCTGATTTGGAGATGATAAAATATTTAACCGATTAAAAGTAGAACGAAAATTAGTCTTTTCAATATCTTCTCCTAATTCTTCAGATAACAATTGTAATAATTTGGCAGCGATATTTCTAACCCTACTCTCACTACGGTTGCATTCATCAGCAATTTCCTGATAGCTCTGGCCGTCCCAAACTCCCTTAATAATTGATTCTTGGAGATCATCTAAGTGTTTTCCCTTCTTGGCAAAAATTAACTGATCAGCAAATTGTAAAATTT includes:
- a CDS encoding HNH endonuclease gives rise to the protein MDKNTPKEVRKRAKYLCEYCHASEKWQYVQFTIDHIIPLDQSGANSPDNLALACFHCNRKKSNKITATDPESNLEVSLFNPRLHDWKNHFIWSKDKLYIIGLTSIGRATVQLLELNRNRIIDIRAADLIAERHPPSDDPILANEMSSE